The DNA region CCCATTTAACTTTAACGTCATCATATCATTATTTGTATAGCTTGTTAGATCGACCTAGCTCTTTCCACTTTCTCAtcataaatgtataatattaaaatacttCACACAAAATTACTTATTTCTAATgaaaatcaaaacttatttaacAACCGCcttcaatttttttcattaCGATAAATTATCATCGACTTATTAACGTCACTTGAATTGAATAGAAATTTTCGATTTTCATAGGGAGAGAAGTCCTCTTGACTTTGCTAAGCTGGATGGATTGATGCACCAGTTCAAGGACAGTTGCTCAAGGTTTGTGCAAATTAaaacaacatatacatgcatggCTACAATATAATGGTGAAATCtaagtaataataatcttataatttccTTTGTTTTTGTGTGCAGCATTGGAGCCAGGAAGGTGAAATATGAATGCACGCAGTTCAGGGAGCATTGCAGGGTGGCAAATGCAGAGGGgtacataataattttcatcATACTTAGTATCTTAATTACTTTCTTGCATGTTAATTATCATTTCATAAGGTAAATATTTTAGACATATTTGATTAACTTATAGGGGAGTCGGTTTGTTGGTTGGTTTGCAGATGCAAGAGAAGTTTCCTGCAGCTAAAGAAAGAATATTCCACACTCCAAAAGAAGCTCAAAGCTTATTTTCAGGTGCATAAATTCTCTATACTTactaaataattgaaaatttgtttatttatttcatatgATTATATTTAATGTAGTTTTTGTGATTGATGCAGTTTGCAAGACAAGCTGGGCCTGTTGAGGTGGCATGTCGCCCTAACTGATCTGAGGTCTTCAACGTTGTCCAAGTTGGCTGTATATATCTCTGTAAATCTTCAATGAAACGAATGGGATCAGTTCTGTTTTTTTAAGTCTAATAAATTGTAATTTCGctgtcaaaaaaaataaattgtaatttctaTATTTCGTGTAATATATTTGCAAAATTTTGACTTTTCTTCACAATACTCAATATGTAAATTCTTCACATTTGTTAGTTAAGACAGAATGTATCTTTCATTATAATTAAaagattttatttgatttaagagttttaactttaatttaccaaaaaaaaaaaactcaatcatTATTCGGAAGTACACACTAAATAAAAACTGTAAAACATATCTTATGACCTTATCTGACAAAAAATCAcaagaaataaatcaatttaaattgtCCATAACTGATCATCTCAACCCAAACAAGTTTTTACTCAACATATGTAAAAAGGTTTTAACTTTTGTATATGTGAATATGTAGCTGTAGTTTTATGAACATTAACGTCAAGTTTATAGGCAACATTAAACTTGATACTCGTACAAATGTAAACATGCTTTCAAGTCTGTTTATCATATGGACATTCTTTTAATTGCTAATATTTTTTCttggaaaaaaaacaaaacaaaacaagaacTATCTACCCTCGATTTCTAACCAAGCATGCCGACATCTGACTGCCTCTTGACGAACAACTCTCTTGGGGTCATCAAGAGCTTTTGATATGGCTTGCAAAACCTGAAAAATGACAGCATGAAATTTGACTAAAAGTGGGTATAGCAGAGCTGATGAAATTCTTGATTCAGAATTACTCGATTCGAGTGGGCAGCCAATATTACGGGAAGTTAGTATAAGATGTTTCCTTCTCCCTTAACAAAATTAGTAAAATTACTAATGACAATTAACATAGTCAATGTGTTCATTAGATAAGCCAGTTTCTCAGTTTCTGTATGTGATTTCTATGTAATCTGTTTTCAGCAAATTCTGattagcatttttcatggaacCTAACCTCTTTTCTCAAAGGATATATTCTTGATTGGGGTAGCCCTGACAAGGCAACAAGACACTGAATTGCTGTTTCTCGGACTACCTGAAAAGTTCGAGCATGACAAAATGATTGGAAACACACAGATATAGGTGAAAGAATGTAGAATTAAGTATGGGAGAAAGATCGGAAAAGAGATTTGAAATGTGCAAGGACTATGCCTACCATCATATGGGGATAGGAAACGAGGTTATTAAGTTGGTGGACAATGAGATGCGCATTTTCTATAACAGCTTCTTTTCCTGCAACAGTATGATGTAAAACAACCGGGTGAACAcacaagctctgataccatgttataatttaaaattgggtcaaggtcactcaattgggctataatgacatgggccaaaccacactgaaagattgaatccaactaATTAACTAGTCTAACTCATGGCTTTTTAAACccatatgtatattttcaatgtgagaCTCTTAACACCAAATTTTATGCACGCACAATTGCGTACTCGACAACAAAATCATTTTCTGCATAGCAAGATAGAATATTGTAACAGGGCATACCATTTTTATCCATCAATATTCCAGAGAGGACTAATAAGACACTGAAGATTATATCTTTGTCAAGAGCATCCTTTTGCAACATGAATAGGCAATCTACTAGCACAGGGATAACCTGAGAACAAGGTTCCAAAAAAATTTGCAAGAATTAATTTGCAGTCAATCACAAAAATGATTTGGCTTTGGATATATTGGTATTTGCTTACCTTTTTGGCATCACTCACAACCGCAATGAGAGGAGCACCAGATATCAAATGTGAAAAGGCTCGGTATAGCAAGGATCTGAAACCAAAAAGAGAGTTGATAAATCTTAagcaaagaaaatataatcacgCAGTGAATCCCTCGGCATCAAGAGAGCTTGGAACTAGAAAGAGAAAACCAATAAACTAACAGTATGTATAAAGATGAATTATATATACGATATTAAATTATTAGGTCCATGATAAGTTCTCAATTCATACCTAGTAGTTGGTGAATCAATTTCCAAAATCGAAGATAATAATATAGGCAACACCATGTTGTAAAATCGCTGCTTATAAAGTGGACGAACAGTTGCATGATAATTTCTGTTCAAACAAGCTTCTGAATCACTCATGAGAACATGAAATGCATCTGCAGCAGATTTCCTCAAAGAGATCACTTTCAGCTCTTTGTTGTCTTTCAACTGACCATCCAACTCTTCAAAGGCCCCAACATTTCCATTTGAAAGTATGCAACTCACAAAAGTGCTAGTAATGTCTTTTATCTTCTGATGACCACGCATAAGTAACCCTTTCCCAATCCAGGCCAATCCAACAAGAGCATGAATCTTATTAGACACATCACAACCATATATCCTTAGACTGCTGAAATCTATAGCACTACCATTGTCCAGGGTGGAGCATTTATTTCCATCATAAAAATTGCAGGAAATCCAAATTTCATTGTTAAATAACACATCTATTGCTTCTTCcagattacaattttttatactGGTCTCTAAAGGTAGTTTGTTAACCAAAGATCCCAATGCCTGAGCTGACGGAATGTGACCTTTGAGGAGGGTCATTAGAAATAACTGCAATAGCAGTTTAAGATTTGGTATGTGAGTTTGAGGGCGCAAAGCTATTATAACTGATGCAATGAGTGAGATAATACATTCATCTCTGCAAGAAATTCCTTCCAACATGCTAGTAAGTTGTCCTCCATTGGAGTTGAGTGGTGTAGTATAAGGCTTCAAATCCTTCAATGAACCTGAAGAAATTAGGTCAAAAGCTTTTTTAATAATTCTCTCCTGGTTTTCCTCTGAACAGCTGGCTACAGCATGCTTCagtgcaatcattattgcatcaAGAAGTTCCTGATAATGAATACAAAAATCCACTCACAAGTCAACCACTATTGATACTATCAATATGATAGAAAACTAAAAtccataaaattttaatgttatgAGCAACAGAGTGTTGGATACACCCATTCACTTACACTTTCCTGAAACCCAATGCTGGAATGCGTACTTTTCTCAATCTTTTCCAAAATATTAAATGCAAGATTCAATGAGACTTCCTCAGAACCTCCGTTGTCATGAAACCTGGACACATAATAAATTACTTCACACTAGTTCTAATTGTATAGTAAATATGGTTATTTTGAAATAAGAAGGAAGAATGCAAACAAATACATTTATAGTTTTAATCAAAGTGTATCCATTCTGAATCAAAATAGCTGGGTCTTGTTTACTGTTAAGTTTGATTTTCACAAtggtttaaatttaaaatcttgaaGAAAACACGTCATTTTTGTCCGTTGGAAACTTCCATGACTGATTAACAAACAGTAGCCAGCTTCAATGGAGCCTTTGGACATTGTTAGACAAGTATTTAGCAAAGAAACATAAAAATAACTGACAATGAATAAAAGATAATACTAATTGGAGAATTGGAAGCACATATATGACTGTAAAGAAATAATGAGGTTTAAGGTCCAGCAGGTGGTAGAGAATTACCGCAAGAGCCTAGTATTTGTAAGCTAGGAGGGATATAAATGAGGTCTAGAATCTAGATCATGGCTATTCTTTCTACATGTGATAATTGTGAGACTATGACTCACGTTACCCTAAAACTCTTTAGTTTACAGTGTGTTAAATACAGAAATTTGATAATTCTTCATTTCCTGACACTCCTTAAGTTGGAGCACATGCAATATCTTCAACTTGCATTAAAAGGTCAATAATAATCTTCAATGAACTCATACCAAATCCTGATCCTTGAAGCTCAAACTAAAAACTGAAGTGAAGTTGAAAATAGTAACTGGAAACTGAAATTGGAATTTGagaagtattatatttggaGAGAAAAACCTTGCACTAATGATATGTACAGAGGTACATACagctatatatgcatgtatatcaGAGCCACAGTCACATGACTAAATGGTTGAGAGGATATAGTGGCAAGATGGCAGCAGCACATTTGTGAGAATATAACAGCAAGGCagcaacaaatttaaaaattgacgGTTACAGAGAATAGCATGTAGAGACTGAGAACAACTGCATACCAGGGAAGGACATTCCTAGAGTAACAGTCCAAAAGCGGGATTGTCAACTCAGTTGATTTTACATTCTCACTGACCTGTCATAGCCCatgttaaaaaataatcacaaaGACAATAATGAATAAAGAACTGGGAGGTCGGAGACGCATGTTAAAGCAATTGCTGGGTAtgtaatgattattttctttctaaCACCTCATGTACATAATATTATCTAGCAAATTTTGGTGTTTTGCTACATGTTACACTGGTATATTTGTATATCTAAGACACCTCATTATACCAGCTTACTGTAATGGTTTCAAACAATATACGTACAAATATCTGAGACAAATTGTCGAATAGTGTCTTGTCCAATTCCTGAACTGCTCTGTGCATAAACTTCTTCCCAGTCATTCCAATATCAAAAGTTGTTTGTAGTTTGAGTGTCAAAGGCACAGTAAGGTCATTAGAAGATATCAGAAAACCAATTTTCTCCATGACTACACTTTCAAAGCTCGCTACTTTCTCATCTTCACAGGATTTATCAACATAGAAGCCAATATCTACCAAAGCTTTCAATGCAGTTTTCCATAAAAATGTTTTGTTGAAATCAGTAGTGATGACTGACATCAATGTTAACAAAACGTTCTCAAAAATGGGCTTTGGCACCTGAGTGAAGCTTCCCGGGAACATTGCCAGAGTTTGCAAACCTTTAACTACATTTGAAAACAGAGAAGTGGTGTTGTTAAAAGCAGTTGGCTTAAATAAACCAGAAAGTGAGAGAAGTAGAGAACAGACATTGTGTTAGCTAAGGGCATTCCATATACCTCCATAGTAAACATTAGTGTTTGGAGTGCTTTCCACACTAGTTGTTTGCAGaagagaaattaaagaattgcTCAATGAAGTAGAGAAGCAACATAATATGCAGCACCAAGCCATACTAAGAAAATCAGGAATAGGTGTGAGACCATCACAGTTCAACACCAAACATCTGCATGCAGACAGTAGTTCGACAGAGAGATACAAGGCTCCAAAATTGAATCTTCTAGAAAGAACAACGCTATCTTTAGATGGAATTTCAACTGAAAGCATTAGAGCATCCATTAAGCTAGTAAAGAAATTTTGGAAAACTGCATCACAAGAAGCAAAAGAAGATCTGGCAGACGCCGAGAGAATACAACCAACTGCATGCAATCGCTGTTTGTTCTGTGCAGAAGCACTGTCAAAATCTTTTAACCCATTCAATGAGTTCATAAATGTTTTTATGTCCTCATCAGCCAGGATAAAACTTAAGAATGAACCATTACTTCGCTGAATAACCATCTGAAGCAGCTCAAGGGCTTGAATCATTATTTCACTCTCTTGAAAACCTATACCGTCAACTAACTCAAATTCTATTGACAAAGTGGATTGTGGTTTAATGAATAAAACATCTTTCAATGCAGACCAAAGAGCTTCAAAATACTTTGCCATTCTATCTCCCCCATATTTCAATGTGCAATAGCTAAGGTACTTTAGAGATTCAACCTGTTTCCATGAAGAGTTAAAAagtaacaataaaaaataatatcaacTCCAACTTCAAATGACAATGTTTAACTGTTAGTTGAACTAACCTTTGTTGACGGCAAATCAGAAGATAGTTTCTCAAGAAGTAAAGGAATTGCATACGGTTCAAAAAAAGGTGTAGACGCAAATGCCAGCtggaaaacataaaaaatgaataagaaaatgaaaataataataataataataataagtatgttCATGTAGCCATTAAAGCAAATCCAAAACAAAATGCAATAACCATATATTAAGTATATAATAAAGGATTAACTGTGCAAGCCCTACCAAAGATATGTGCCTCCCTATGTCTTATGTGGTTGGTTTCGAACTAAAGGAACATACCCTGCTTTGTGGGGCAGTGGGGCTATTGGCACTGGTGCTCAGACTGTCTGTGAATCCTATTCATTTGGTATGGACAAGTTTCTAGGCATTTTGTTCACAGGTCCTACTCTTTGGACTTCAAAAGATTCCTTTGAATTGGAACCCTTTGCCTAACTTTTGTGAACTAAAGGTACCTTTCTAACAAAGAGTACAAAACTGACCAGTGACCATTTTCAAGGCTTTGCTCTTTAGCATAAAacaatttaaacaaataatgCAAGTTAAAATCAACAACCATACATCAAAGATTAGGTGATGAAATCTcttgatatatatgtatcaaGCCATATTTCTGGGGGCATATCCTAGGCAGATTAACAAATTGAAGGTATAAGTTCCAATCAGCACATGCCTCAAGCCCTCAACAAATAGATCTAATATGTATTCATTATGATGGCTCAACCTTCTTGTAGAACCATTTGTTGGACTAACTAATATTTTTCCTTACAAGTAGAAATATCAATAAAGGAAGCACAAAGTACAATTGTGTTTCCAAATGGAAGCCTTAATGTTAAAATATAGTACATTTAAGTGAAGAACATACCATCAGTGCTTGCGAGAGCTCCTCCCTCTTTATATCAGCATCTTCACTTTTTGACTGAAtatcaaaaataacaaaagcagCAGCATATGAAAGATGATAAGTACAAACTGGCAAACACAGACATAACCAGAACCATAAAAGTGATCAAGCATTAAAATGTGCTTTGACTTCACAATTgtggaaaatatattttaagtaaTAGAGAGAtgaatatttacaaaataaagtaAGATTGAAGTTTAATGATCTCACATGTGTAAAATGAATAGGGAAGTAACATCCAAGAATCTCAAAAAGATCCTCTGCATAACTTGCAAGTGACCCAGAAGAATGAGGAAATAATCGTGCTAGAGCTTCAAAAATCCTAAATATGAGCACCAAGCATTGCGGATCCTTTTCTCCATCAATCGATTCACAAATTCCATAAACAAGGACATCACCCTAGGACACCATCAGAAAGGAGAAACAAAATCTTTATGTTTTCTGATTAACTGCAAACATCTTATGGTTAGAAAGAATCAGTTCAGATATTTGATATGGCAAAAAAGAACTTCAGATGTATCAGTGGATGCCACAGTAAACCTAAGCCTCAAAAGTTTAGAAGCATCCAAAATTAACAAGATAGGAACTCAAAGCATTGCTCCTGGATTATTAAAAACAGTTTTTACAAGTACTTCAGGAATCCAAGTGTCAAGCCCAGACCAATAAGTGAGAGCATTCTGCTTGGCCATGGGACAAATGATCATGGAGTCATTGGAGTGAACCTTTAATTGGATTAATTACACTACTCAAAAGTTTTTTTCTAGGTCTTACTTAGGCCTATGGCTAATTTCCTCTTATAGTGATCACTAGACACCCCAATCTACAATGCCGGACTAGAGTCCCATGCAGTGTCAAACCAAGTGTCAACTTTTGGACATAGAATCATAATTTATGGTCTGAATCTGGATGGGGCAGATTTACTATAATGGTAATAAGGGTTATAGGAAGATGAAAGCAGATACTTCTAGCATTGCAATGTAGGATAActtaatttaaagaaaattaagaacttAAATTTACAGTTATTCTGTCTATGGCACAACCACAAGGAAAACAGTAAAAAGAATCACAGTGAACTTACCAACGGCTCAACTGCATCAGGATGGCAATTTAATAGGCATTCCAAAATTTGAAAGCAGAGCTGCAAGAATGATATGCTAAGTTCAGAAGGCAGGTTTAGATAGCTAAATCCATGCCAAATGTTTAATGAGGAGAGGTTAGCCTGCTAGGATTTGATAGACAATCAACAATGCTTAAGTGCTTAACCTTACTATACCTTCCTGTCATGCTGTCCCAAGGACTGCACTTGCATGTTCTCCAAAAAAGATTGTGCAGCAGCCATTGCTTGACTCTGTGTGACCATGCCAACATCAACTTTCCTCCTCAATAGCGCCAAACAACCAACTAGAGCACCACGCAAAGCTTTCCAATCTGCCTGATATGAGTAAAACATCATATATCGAACAGAATTCAAATGATAACTGACAGGTGTAGTTGGTATGTAACACGAgatattcaaagaaaaaaaaaagacaagaacTGGAATTAGTTTGGTTGGAAgctagaaataatttaaaagaatctttcttattattatactaGATTGTTCTCTCACCAGCCTCTCTATGAAGAATCCTATCAAGCTCTGTATAGCAGCATCAGTTAAAGGCTTCAATGATAGTTGTGTCAATAGTTCCCCGAGGAGGAGGATCCCTGGAAGAAACCATGTCAAATCGAAAACATAAAAGATTGAGAAACAAAGTAATATGCATGCCTTAAGAAATGAAAGGAATACCGACACAACCATCAATAATTACAATAGAGTTACATTAACAGCTCAACAAGGCTTATATGTGAGACTCATAGGCAACCATAGTTAAAAGCATAGAGATGTTTAtattcatatcatatatatagtgAAAGGTGATGCAAATCATTAAACAAGATCCAGCCAATTCCTTTGTATTAGCCAACCTTTACAATCTTTTTTGACAAGTATTATGTTATTCAATATTGGCACGGAATAATATATCTTGTTAATTCATAATGGGACAGTAACCTGCAAAGCCCCAGTGGATTAATAGATAGTACCCAGTGAGCACCAAATATGGGAAATTACAAAATCACatatatgaaaaagaaaataatgctttaGGTAGCAGATGAAAGTAATTTATACTAgcaaaaatgaataataaagcTAGAACTTGTGATACCTTTGGTCCCTTGGTATAGTAGCAATTCCACTATTTCCACCcaagttaaaacttaaaaagtaGACAAGAATGGTTCCCAAAACTATTGCCAAATTGTTGAATGAACAAAAAGGGTCCTTCAGTTAGAGTTCCATTAGGGAACCTAATGAAAATACCATGTATGTCCAATTTACAATATTGTGTGACCATTTTTGTCCAGTTTTTGAGCTTAAGAGAGAAAGCTGAATTGCCAATATACTGAAGTGGGAAGTACACATCCGTAttgtttttctattttcaattcttttctAAGCAAGGTCTAACTATGTTGATATCAGTGAGATGTTACCAATAATCCAATGGTTTCCCCAAAATAAACCTAAAAACTTATAAAGATCAAGGGGGGAAAAAGAGGTACCTCTTGAGCGGATGATGGTATCAGTAGTTGTCAAATACATCTCCATCTCTCTAACCTATAAATTAAACATCATCTTAATTCCCAAGCAATGACAAGTGCACATACACATTTGCAATGTATAGGAGAAGAGTTCAATAAACATACCAGCTCCTCTAGAGTCAACAAGTCATTTTTCACAAGGGCAGCAATAGTGTCTACAATTGCAGCCTGTAATCCAAGCACACATTACAAGAGCACAGCATCATAAAACAGAATATAACTGCGCATACAAGGTAGTAAACGCAACTAGCAATTCGACAATTGAAGATTCTTAGACAGATTAATATAAGAACCAAAAAGGAAAGGTTAAGGTTGTGAAATATACCCGGGCTAAATGTCACCTAAATTGTTTGCAATATCAAAAGCGAGGAAAGGATAAGctaagaaaagaaaagcaaaaaaaaatgagcATGAACCTGTTGAGCTGGAGAGGTGGATGAACTAACGTACGACTCAATGTGCTTTACGCACTTGCTTGAATTGGCCATCCGTAGAGAGAGCGAGAGCGAGAGCGAGAGCGAGAGCCGAGAGGGAGTTCAGAGGGTTTAAGCAAAGAGAAGTGATTGAGGTTTAGGATTTTGCGAGGGTTTCTGGAAGGAATTTCTCGGCAGCTGTAAAAAACGGCCAGAAGCTGAGCCGGGAACGGGAACAAGTGAACAACTTCCTTCCTTTACCGTTCTCGTTTTTGTTTGAGTCATTTCCACTTTTtatgttattggggcattgtcaatttcATCTCAGTGGTTTTCTTACCGTTTTCATCaattgaagaggtccgacgaaactcatgtgagccacattaca from Ipomoea triloba cultivar NCNSP0323 chromosome 6, ASM357664v1 includes:
- the LOC116023168 gene encoding histidine-containing phosphotransfer protein 4, producing the protein MERNHLPRQLATMRKSLFDQGYLDDQFVQLEELQDDVNPNFAEEVVTLFYRDSARLVQNIEHALERSPLDFAKLDGLMHQFKDSCSSIGARKVKYECTQFREHCRVANAEGCKRSFLQLKKEYSTLQKKLKAYFQFARQAGPVEVACRPN
- the LOC116022721 gene encoding MMS19 nucleotide excision repair protein homolog isoform X2; its protein translation is MVTQSQAMAAAQSFLENMQVQSLGQHDRKLCFQILECLLNCHPDAVEPLGDVLVYGICESIDGEKDPQCLVLIFRIFEALARLFPHSSGSLASYAEDLFEILGCYFPIHFTHSKSEDADIKREELSQALMLAFASTPFFEPYAIPLLLEKLSSDLPSTKVESLKYLSYCTLKYGGDRMAKYFEALWSALKDVLFIKPQSTLSIEFELVDGIGFQESEIMIQALELLQMVIQRSNGSFLSFILADEDIKTFMNSLNGLKDFDSASAQNKQRLHAVGCILSASARSSFASCDAVFQNFFTSLMDALMLSVEIPSKDSVVLSRRFNFGALYLSVELLSACRCLVLNCDGLTPIPDFLSMAWCCILCCFSTSLSNSLISLLQTTSVESTPNTNVYYGVKGLQTLAMFPGSFTQVPKPIFENVLLTLMSVITTDFNKTFLWKTALKALVDIGFYVDKSCEDEKVASFESVVMEKIGFLISSNDLTVPLTLKLQTTFDIGMTGKKFMHRAVQELDKTLFDNLSQIFVSENVKSTELTIPLLDCYSRNVLPWFHDNGGSEEVSLNLAFNILEKIEKSTHSSIGFQESELLDAIMIALKHAVASCSEENQERIIKKAFDLISSGSLKDLKPYTTPLNSNGGQLTSMLEGISCRDECIISLIASVIIALRPQTHIPNLKLLLQLFLMTLLKGHIPSAQALGSLVNKLPLETSIKNCNLEEAIDVLFNNEIWISCNFYDGNKCSTLDNGSAIDFSSLRIYGCDVSNKIHALVGLAWIGKGLLMRGHQKIKDITSTFVSCILSNGNVGAFEELDGQLKDNKELKVISLRKSAADAFHVLMSDSEACLNRNYHATVRPLYKQRFYNMVLPILLSSILEIDSPTTRSLLYRAFSHLISGAPLIAVVSDAKKVIPVLVDCLFMLQKDALDKDIIFSVLLVLSGILMDKNGKEAVIENAHLIVHQLNNLVSYPHMMVVRETAIQCLVALSGLPQSRIYPLRKEVLQAISKALDDPKRVVRQEAVRCRHAWLEIEGR
- the LOC116022721 gene encoding MMS19 nucleotide excision repair protein homolog isoform X1, translating into MANSSKCVKHIESYVSSSTSPAQQAAIVDTIAALVKNDLLTLEELVREMEMYLTTTDTIIRSRGILLLGELLTQLSLKPLTDAAIQSLIGFFIERLADWKALRGALVGCLALLRRKVDVGMVTQSQAMAAAQSFLENMQVQSLGQHDRKLCFQILECLLNCHPDAVEPLGDVLVYGICESIDGEKDPQCLVLIFRIFEALARLFPHSSGSLASYAEDLFEILGCYFPIHFTHSKSEDADIKREELSQALMLAFASTPFFEPYAIPLLLEKLSSDLPSTKVESLKYLSYCTLKYGGDRMAKYFEALWSALKDVLFIKPQSTLSIEFELVDGIGFQESEIMIQALELLQMVIQRSNGSFLSFILADEDIKTFMNSLNGLKDFDSASAQNKQRLHAVGCILSASARSSFASCDAVFQNFFTSLMDALMLSVEIPSKDSVVLSRRFNFGALYLSVELLSACRCLVLNCDGLTPIPDFLSMAWCCILCCFSTSLSNSLISLLQTTSVESTPNTNVYYGVKGLQTLAMFPGSFTQVPKPIFENVLLTLMSVITTDFNKTFLWKTALKALVDIGFYVDKSCEDEKVASFESVVMEKIGFLISSNDLTVPLTLKLQTTFDIGMTGKKFMHRAVQELDKTLFDNLSQIFVSENVKSTELTIPLLDCYSRNVLPWFHDNGGSEEVSLNLAFNILEKIEKSTHSSIGFQESELLDAIMIALKHAVASCSEENQERIIKKAFDLISSGSLKDLKPYTTPLNSNGGQLTSMLEGISCRDECIISLIASVIIALRPQTHIPNLKLLLQLFLMTLLKGHIPSAQALGSLVNKLPLETSIKNCNLEEAIDVLFNNEIWISCNFYDGNKCSTLDNGSAIDFSSLRIYGCDVSNKIHALVGLAWIGKGLLMRGHQKIKDITSTFVSCILSNGNVGAFEELDGQLKDNKELKVISLRKSAADAFHVLMSDSEACLNRNYHATVRPLYKQRFYNMVLPILLSSILEIDSPTTRSLLYRAFSHLISGAPLIAVVSDAKKVIPVLVDCLFMLQKDALDKDIIFSVLLVLSGILMDKNGKEAVIENAHLIVHQLNNLVSYPHMMVVRETAIQCLVALSGLPQSRIYPLRKEVLQAISKALDDPKRVVRQEAVRCRHAWLEIEGR